The genomic interval TCCACGGTCATGGAATCGAAGAGAGCACTCCCCTGGAAAAGCATTCCTATTTGGGTGCGGATAGCTTTTCTTGCGCTTTCATCAGCAGATGCAAGGTCAATATAGTTATCATAAAGGATGGAACCTCCGGATGGGTTCATCAAGCCAACCATGCATTTCATCAAAACCGTTTTCCCGGAACCGCTGGCGCCGATTACCAGGCTGGTTTTGCCGGGCTCAAAATTTCCTGAAATTCCTTTCAGCACTTCACGGTCGCCAAATGATTTCCGTACGTCCTGGATTTCAATCATAATAACATTTGTGCGAGCAAATAGTCAAAAATAAGAATGAGAATACTGATAATTACTACAGCACTGGTTGCAGATTTACCGACTTCCAGCGCGCCTCCCGAAGTGGTGTAACCCATATATGCAGCTACAGATGAAATAATAAAACCAAATGTAGTGGCTTTAATTATGGCAAAAGTAACTGTGAAGGGAATAAAATATTGAATGGCTCCCTGTATAAATTCAGTACTTGTTAATGCCCCTGCCAGCTCACCGATAATATAACCTGAATAGATCTGAATGTACCCGGAAACAATCACCAGCAACGGAACCATCAAGGTAGAAGCAAGTACTTTTGGAAGGATAAGGTATGCTACGGAATTGACTCCCATGATTTCCAAAGCATCTATCTGCTCTGTGATGCGCATGGTACCCAGTTCTGAAGCAATACTGCTTCCTATTTTTCCCGCAAGGATTAAACAAACAACGGTAGGCGCCATTTCAATAATGCTGGTATTGGTTACAATAGAGCCAATGATGGATTTGGATAAAAGAGGAGTAGTG from Chitinophagales bacterium carries:
- a CDS encoding ABC transporter permease gives rise to the protein MSVFLFFKNFGSYLILMRRMFVRPEKPTLYWKELMRQMVAIGIGSLAIVIIISLFLGAVITVQTAFQFTTPLLSKSIIGSIVTNTSIIEMAPTVVCLILAGKIGSSIASELGTMRITEQIDALEIMGVNSVAYLILPKVLASTLMVPLLVIVSGYIQIYSGYIIGELAGALTSTEFIQGAIQYFIPFTVTFAIIKATTFGFIISSVAAYMGYTTSGGALEVGKSATSAVVIISILILIFDYLLAQMLL